DNA sequence from the Pseudomonas sp. MPC6 genome:
TTAACCCAGCGCATTAATAGCTCGATGAGTACTTCATTACTTCATGGTTGGCATGGAAAACTGCGACTGGCTGCTACTGGCCTGCCAGCGGGAAGTAATCGTCTTCAGCTTGGTAAAGAAACGTATCCCTTCCATGCCGTGCATATGGTGATCACCGAACAGTGAACCCTTCCAGCCACCGAAACTATGGAATGCCATCGGTACAGGGATTGGGACATTGATACCCACCATGCCCGCCTGAACCCTAGCGGCAAATTCGCGAGCAGCATGGCCTTCCTGAGTAAATATGGCGGTGCCATTGCCGTACTCGTGGCTGTTGATCAATTCCAGCGCCTGCTCAAAGTCATCAACACGGACAACAGCCAGTACAGGACCGAATATTTCCTGCTGATAAATGCGCATGTCAGGCGTTACGTTGTCGAATAGACAGCCGCCCATAAAGTAGCCTTCGCCATGCTCGGGGTTCTGTAACTGACGCCCGTCCACAACCAGGTCTGCGCCTTCCTTAATGCCGCTGTCGACAAAGCTCAACACAGTGTCCAGGTGCTCGCGCGTCACCAGCGGGCCCATCTCGGCGTCCGGGTGAGTACCGGGCAGCACTCTCAGGTCTTTGAGTCGGTCTTTCAGTGCAGCCACCAGCGGATCAGCAATATCGCCTACGGCAACCGCGACTGAGATGGCCATGCAACGCTCACCTGCAGAGCCATAGGCAGCCCCCATAAGCGCATTCACGGTGCTGTCCAGGTCGGCATCCGGCATGATAATGGCATGGTTTTTGGCACCGCCCAGGGCCTGTACTCGCTTGCCATGCTCGATACCGACTTTCTGTACATAGCGTGCAATCGGTGTGGAGCCGACAAAGCTGACAGCGCTGATACCCGGGTGTTGCAGCAGGGTGTCCACCGCCTCCTTGTCGCCATTGACCACATTGAACACACCCGCCGGCAAGCCCGCCTCTGAGAAGAGTTCCGCAAGGCGCAGCGTGCTGCTCGGGTCTTTCTCCGAG
Encoded proteins:
- a CDS encoding CoA-acylating methylmalonate-semialdehyde dehydrogenase: MNQLGHYVNGKVVTGRGERNRAVFNPATGFQSAQLNLATVKEVEEAVQAATDALPAWAATPPVRRARVMMKFLQLLNENIDELALLISQEHGKVLDDAKGEVTRGIEVVEFACGIPHLLKGEFNENVGTRVDSWSVRQPVGVCAGISPFNFPVMVPLWMFPIAIACGNTFIMKPSEKDPSSTLRLAELFSEAGLPAGVFNVVNGDKEAVDTLLQHPGISAVSFVGSTPIARYVQKVGIEHGKRVQALGGAKNHAIIMPDADLDSTVNALMGAAYGSAGERCMAISVAVAVGDIADPLVAALKDRLKDLRVLPGTHPDAEMGPLVTREHLDTVLSFVDSGIKEGADLVVDGRQLQNPEHGEGYFMGGCLFDNVTPDMRIYQQEIFGPVLAVVRVDDFEQALELINSHEYGNGTAIFTQEGHAAREFAARVQAGMVGINVPIPVPMAFHSFGGWKGSLFGDHHMHGMEGIRFFTKLKTITSRWQASSSQSQFSMPTMK